The following is a genomic window from Oryzias latipes chromosome 12, ASM223467v1.
GGATCCACAACTACAGGGACACTTATGTTTTGTTCActgctgaagttaaccaggaagtttttttaaagtttgacattgtttaaagtgataaatattattttttctaataaaaaccttgtgtttttatctgttctgTATAAATgatgattatatatatatatatatttcaattttcacatacatacagcACCAATTCAGACATATTTTGACTGAAGAATCGTGTTTCACAATCTTGATTTGTGAGTCAAATTGGATCGCCACGTAATGAAGGATTCACAGctcaaaaaaaaggataataaaGCAGGACCTACTTGATTTAGATGGTGTGGAGAAGGAACCAAAGCCCTGACATGCAACACTGCCTCCACCAGTACTGAAGGTCCCACTGGGCTTCTGCTCCCCGAAGGAGGGCTGACCAAATCCAAAGGTCTTGGCGCTACTGCTCCCAAAGAGGCTGTTGGGCCCTAGAAGAGAAAGAAACAATAACATGTAAGCTTTGACAGCAGATTTATTTACAGTCCATCAGACTTTTCGGTGCAATACACAAATAATGCCTGAAGTTCAGACATTTccttttacatgtttatttaagAAAGGAGAGTCCAATGTGTCAAAAGGAAGTTTGTGTAGATTGCAGACaaccaaaaatacacaaaaaatgttgctgTCAGACAATCATCATTCTTGCAGAGTGTGGTACGTCACTTGATTGACAGGTAGAAAGAATGACAAATCAACATACGTCAATGGACATGCGAGTTCAACTACACCGAGCTCTCTGCTCGCTCATATggagtttttcttcctctttgacTTCAGAAAGTTGTGAGCGTTTAGCGTCAGGAGCATTGTAACAGTCGATGTGCCATATTTTTTCCTGACTGGCCTGAGGCCGGTCAAGAAAGCAGAACCTTAAACAAAACGTACACGGATCATTTCTGTCGTCGGCACACTGTGCGCTGTGGCGCCACTGACATGACAACACACAATTCAAAGAGCTGTCAGTTTGATGGAAGAATGATTATCACGTAAAAATCTCACATCTAAGTTTAGCAATTTGATTCTGAATAATTGtctgattcatttaaaaatctgcTTCTCAAAACAAGTCTGTATTTtagtaaataaatataaaaaaattaaatttggaGCTGGttgtttcaaaagtagctcGCATCCCGGCAAAAAATGTGGGCATCCCTACTGTAAACGTACCAGACTGCGTGCTCTGGCCAAACACGCCAGTGGAGGCGGTGGTACCAAATGGGTTCTTGTTGGCAGCGTCTTCACTGGGTTTGCCTCCCAACCCGCTGAAGAATCCGCCAGAGGACGAGGTTGCAGCGCCGGTCGAACTTTGACCGAACAAACCTCCACCAGTTGAAGGTTGCTGTTGCTGGTGGCAATTAACCAGCAAAGACGTGTATTCATGAAAATTGGTTCAAAAGGCATTGAATCATTGTGAATTCGAGGACCATACCTGTCCAAATATGCTCCCAGTGGTGGATTGTTGGCCAAACACAGGTGTGGCCGCCGAACAGCCAAAACCTTtagtagaaaacaaaacaaaacaaaagaatgtaGGACAGAAAAAGTCATGTTCCACACTCTGCATCAGCAGAAAAACTTTCACAATATCTTGAAGTCCACCATGTGTGTCTAAACAGGAAGCAGGAATGACAAGCTGTGTCTAACTGTAGCATCAGCTGTCCACATGGACGCGGCGGTTCTCAGAATGTGCTCGGAATTCAAAAAATGTCTGGGAACGAGACAACACCCTTCGACCTACTTAAGCTAACGGGgcattatttttataaaacaggTGTCGTGCAAGATAATACCGCTGGAAACAGACGCGCCTGCTGTCAATTTATGCAAACACAGACGGGTACCTTCCCTGGCCCCAACggacattttttattaagtcaAAGGTTGTCAAGTTGTGTTGACTTCAAAAATGTAAGATGAGGTTTGACTGTTTAAAGCCCTATAGCTCTAATCGGAGACGGTCGCATCATGCCCAGCGAcaaccgtttttattttattttgaagagcctGTAAGGTCTTAGTTTTCACATTACATGAGGATTTATCCTGAAATTAATAATCATCTTCATTAGTGCACAAATGTATGAcattttgattatgtttttaaatgtattttggaaAACACTTAAAGTAATTAAACCGACATAACTAACCATGACTCAACGTGGTTTGATTAAATGCTGAATGTATTAATTAAATATCACAGCAAAACTAATTTTTTATGGCTATAACAACTGTTTTCACAAAATCAGTGATTTgaactgaatgaaaaaaagtgaattcCTATATTAGGAActagcaaaaaaatgtttaccctGAAAAATAGGCAAGGAAAATTCATTCGTGAATTTGTTGAATGGATTATTTCGAGCCCAGAGAGCAGACGCCACGAAGATGAACTGATTTCATTCAACTTGCTTACCTGAGGGCTGTCCAAAGCTGAAGCCTGACGCAGATGATGTGGTGGTGTTATTTCTGAACATAGATCCTTGCCCAAATCCAGAGCTCTGGCCGAATACTGACGGGGTGCTTTGGCTAAACAGCCCGGTGCTGCTGGGTGTGCTGGAACTGCTGGTGCCGAAGGAGAAGGAGCTTGCATTGGTAACAGTGGGAGCACCGAAAAGACCACCTCCTCCAGTGGTCGCACTGCTTGAACTTGCTCCGAATGCTGACTGGGTGAATGAAAAGCCACTCGAAGTTCCTCCTATGCTAGCAGGCTGTCCAAACCCACCCACGCCAAATACAGATTTGCCGAAACCGGTTTCTGTTGGTGCGCCAAATCCAGATGAGCCGAATCCGGTAGTTGCAGGGGCAGAAGAGGCAGGAGGAGCGGCAGGCTGCCCAAACACATTAGCAGCTGTCGTTGCTGCACTGGTGATAACTGCAGCGGTAGTGGTTGTGGGAGCAGCTGTGTTAATGGCTGGTATGGCCCCAACAGAATTGCTAGTGGTGGTTGCAGGAGTAGCAGAGGTAAAAATGGAGCCTGGTTTttctgaggaggaagctggtaAAGCTGCTGAGGTTACCTCGATGGTAAGTGGGACAGCGGTGGTAGATGTGGAGACGGCAGGTGTAGAAGAGGGGTCTGGGGTGGCTTCTTCTGTGGAAGAAGCAGTTGGTGGTGCTGGAGGCAGAGTTGTTTCCGTCTCTGCAGGAACTGTAGAAGAGGAGTCTGCAGTAGGGACAGGAGTGACCATAGGAAGTGTTGGTGCTGCAGATGTTGGCGTGGTTGTTGTGGCAACTGCAGTCACTAGAGGCTCAGGTTCTGCCGGAACACTAGCCAGGTCTACAGCAAGTTCCTTGGTACTCAGTTCTGGTAAAGCAGCCGATGTGCTTTCTGAAGGTTGCTGAGTAGCTTTAGGCTGTTCAGTAGGAGCTGCAAGAAGACTACTTAAAGATGTAGGCAGCGCTGAAGCAGCTGTAGTTGAAGGGGTTATAGAAAAGGTTGGCATGGAGTTTGAATCAGGAGGTTTAAACAAGCTGCCTGATCCTGACACCTTAGGCATGTCTGCTGCAGCCCCGTCTTCGGCAGACTTAAGGGGAGTTGAACCAAAGTTAAACTGAGGAGCTGACTTGCTATGGCCAAGTCCAGCATTCCCGAAGGAAAATGCAGGAGCAGTGGTCTTTGTGGAGGATTCGTTTGCTTCTTCTCCGTGTCCCACTCGTAGTCCTGAAAAACTGCCTAATGTCTCCCCTCCAGCTGCCTTTAGAGGCTGCGGCTCTGTCTTAGAACCAGTAACAGTGGAACCCTGTTTTGCTACTTCCCCTAAACTGTTGGCCGATGAGCTTGAAGACCCATTGCTCAGACCAGGAGAGTTTGACTTAGTGGGAAGGGAGAATGGCTCCTCTCCAGTTTGGCCAAACAACCCTTTGCCATTTCCGCCAATGGAGAACTTGTTCACATCCTTCCCTGCAGAGACAAAGAGAGTAAAACTAGGTGAAAATATGAGGGGAAAGAGCTGCCACGACACCACACAGCTGCACTGTTGGTTACCTTGAGACAATCCAGCACCTTGTGTTACAGATGAAAAACTGAAGCCCGTCGATCTGCAAAAGCAGCCAGGAAGTAAGAATGAAAAACATCTGTAGTACTGAGCAAAGGCAACAATACTGCTTTCCAATTGATAACACTTTCTAGGGATGTCCCCATCCTATCACagattattaaattaaatactCAAATAACAGTCTGCATATCATGAATGGATCATAATGCTTTAAAACCCATTGGAATACGGCACTAGTTAGAGCAGGAAGCGCACAATACAGGTTGTTAAAGTAAGCAACATATTCAATGATTTGGATTTCTGGGCTCAATAACTCTTTCGATAAATGTTTAGAACTGACAGCAAGCGTCTCTattggtttaactttttttttttttttttttttttttttttttttttttttttttttttttttttttttttttaacttgtcctgtccaacagctaggcaaacagatgagagctgagggcctcttgtgttggacatattttattctaacaagaggggttattcatcttcagacaaaccaaaggtatgtctgaataaaccccttttgtaattgaggccaaactttattaatttcaatcatgtttgaaaatctttggtgttggaccggacggaaaaggaaagaggggaacaagagagagggacgttagagagaggggggggtaggagggtgataataggaggggaaggggggtaagaccatgaagcagcatagagcagacaggtttactggttgtttatcgttacggtacggttcaaatgtagtacaaaaagggcggggcctgttcacacacactcaaatattatcaacacacctgctagccgcagaaatgtccacatgtcaacatgcacacaaaacagatagtgttcacgaacgcatacctatgcctttaaaccaactagtgtgaaatctttcattcattcaatcatgcaaactattagtgcaaaggtgagctaacacctgtgctcaggtgagtgtttatgttcttctaaaatggatggtggaatgtgaaaagaaggaggaggagcgcccagccacccccacacccatacccccgccgcagcagcagcggcagccggaattcccccagcgccacacgggaacaggcagggaacaaccgccccccgggcgaccaagaccgccacccaggccagggccagcaggaccgccgcaaggcccccagagccagagagcagggaggcgcggagggaaagagagcgccgccccagcccagccaggaaagcagccccccgccgcgccggaagagcccaacgcaggttTATTGGTTTAACTTAATGCAAACAATGACCCACAAagtcatttcaacagaaaaaatatcagattttttttttttaagagaacaGCTCTCTCTATACTGCTGATAGAGACGGCAGTGGGGCGGCTGCCAAGGGACTGTCTACAAAGTGCAAACTCTGGTAAAAAGttatttcaaaaaaagttttaaaacaagcaaaataaataaacgattTTATTGATGTGAGCTAAGCATGTTTATTTATCCTCAAGCTACGACAACGATTTTGGAAGAAAGTTGTCTataatttttacaaatatttttaatggaGATATGAATCACATAAAGCTTCAGTCACTAAACTTTCTCCCCTGACTAATCatcacctttttcttttaatgccatTTGTGTTAACTCACCCTGAGGTGAATGAGAAGGCCTTGCTGGTGTTTTGCTCAAGTGAACTAGGTGGACCCCCGGAAAGGTCTGTTTTGGATGGTTGGCCTTGAGGACAAAAACATTCATAACATGAGTAAGAAAACTGCTAAAAATCGGATTTGCTTTTACAAAGTCCTAACTAAAAATTAGGGTCATGTGTTTATGTGTAACCACAAAGAAATTGGTGCAGATGTTAGGTCTCTTGCATCAAAACAGATTTTATCTTACAACACTTACCAAAGACAAAGCCTGTCTGTGGAATAGATGCATTCTCTGTGGGTATCTTTTGCAGACCCGGTGTGTTCTGCAAAGACACACATTTACCGCTGCAGATTCAAACTCGTAATCACAAAGTCAGCACTTTTCAGCAggtggaaaggaaaaaaacaaaacattcacaCAGTGTCCTTTTGCGTCCACATTTACGAACTTGAACTCGTCCTGGAACAGGACTCGAATGAGGTGGCTCTCCTGTCAGACTGCAGCAGATTGTAGCACAAATTCAGGAGGGACATGAGGTATTTCTCGCCTGTGCAGTGAAGGCCTGTCTTCAGATGCCAAACTGTCAGCAGTTCGTGAAATTTCACATGTTGaatgttatttaaaattatgaggaaatatataattttaataTGTCTTATCTAATCTTTTTCTATGTAAAACATGACGCCATTTTTAAATAGGAAATTGAGTAAAATGTGCGACACTACAATGAAAAAGTGCATGTCTGAAAATTCATCCAAAAATCATCCATACAGACAAGAGTGACTTCAGTCACAATACCACAACTGTAAACAAaagatttgtaaataaaaagttgACTGGCAACCGCCTGCAGAGTGATAGAAAGATCCAACTCACTCGTTTGACTTGGCTGCTAGAAACTGCTGTGAAGCCCTGGACTGAGGGATCTGGCGCCGAGGAGCTGCAGAAGATCAACAAGACGGGTGGGACAGttattaaacacaaagaaaatatgaGACTGAACATGAAGttcatgtttatttaatttaaaaaattggcTGGCCACAAgactttttaatcaaaatatgGCCTTGTTCTTCATCTTAATGTTATTTATAGATATTGCATTATTTTAGTGTATTTGTGTCcatcttaaaaaataacatgtttatAAAAATCTAGCATTAAAGATAAATAGCTAAACATGCAGTTTTCAAaatacccccccaaaaaaaaacaggtgtgTGAGACAATCTAATGTTTAGTGGTATAACAGTTTTTCTAAtattaaacattgttttttttaattgataaaataatatgatggttttttttattattgtttttgtattaTGTGGTGtattattgtattgtattgtattattgtctcttgaaaaaaagaagctttcttTAAGGTAAGTTAAGCAGACAGAAACCCTCAGCATTCAATAGCAATCACTCCAtcttttgacagttttattttttttactaaaaaagcaggatgtttttaaatcttttttaaaatattcttggTGTTGATAGATAATCATAATTGCAATTGGCTACTTTTCATGACACatgacacaaataaaaaaagtgaagttAGTGACTTTCCCCTCTTCTAAAAACAGTTCagggtttgattttttttttacctgaccATAGAGGACACTGGCATAGGTGCCCCTTTGTCCTTAAGCTCCTGAACATTCACTACTTGAGGGACAGTTTTTAAGGTGGACTCTGTCAAAGAAGTGTTGacaacagctggaaaaaaagaagaaaaatacaaaaattaaaatagaagcATTTAGGAgtaaaatgtgagtttttattGTTGTAGCCTTGAGTATCAGAAGGCCAATTTAGGTTCAGTAAGTTTTCCTTCAGGACCATTATTTAGTGTTTCCTGAGGTTTTATTGAtgggaatttttcttttttatatgttgAGATTTGTCTCCCCCTTGTGGTTTAGATGttgcaaagcaacaaaaacttgACTTGTGTGCACATTATTGAAGGGAAAAATCTACTTAGAAGTGAATTTTTGAGCTGATTGTTCCTCCTACCCGTCTTCTGATTGGCCATTTGTCTCCGCAGAGCCGCGGTGGCAGCAGCCTGCTGGGCAGAGATGGTCACAGGGATGCTCCGCTCTGCAGGTGGTGCTCCATGCTTTACCGTCTTTGTGGCAAGCGCAGTACTTTCAGCCCCGCTGAGGTTAATCCTATTTGTAggaactaaaataaaacattttcaatgaaacagtgttttttaaagtattctTTTGGCTGTGCTATGAggaaatttcatttcaaatATATTATAAGCTTGATAGGTTGGAAAAAGGCCAAACATGTTTGATTTACTTACCAGGGTTGATAATGGGGCTTAGCACAAAGCCCATACCAGGAACAGGGTGCATCTTTGTTAGAGGGGTGGACTGTATAGCTCCAAAGCCTGGCTGAATGGAGGGCGTTCGAACAACAGTGGGGTGACGTGGGGTGGGAAGTGATTGGGTCATGGAATTCAtaggtgaaggctgcaggggCTGTagttcttcctcttcctccaacTCCAAGTGAGATGGGAGAAGCTCTATAGACTGCGATAAGGAGGACGTTGAGCTCACATCATCCAAGTCCTCAAGGTTTTTAGGGGCCAGGAAGGCCGAGCGCGACAAGTTGGCTGGAAAACAATTAAGTCTTTAGAAACTTATTTACGGAACAAATTTGATTCAATTCAACTATGAAGGCACATATAACAGTACCTGGTGCAGTTGAACGCACAGGAGGCATTTTCCCTTTTGACAGGAAGTTGCGCAGTTGGGACTGTTTAAGAGGAGAAACCTTGACTGCTTGACAAacgcaccaaaataaaaaacttatttAACTCAAATGAAATGAAGAATAGGttcaaaaaattaatttttgtgaaaatgtacTTCCACACCTGCTGATTTCACTTTTGTCTCAGGAGGAGTCGTTTCAAGCCGGGCTTTCAGAAGTGCCTCCTCCAAATTCTCCAGCTCACCTTTGTAGctttaataaaacagaaacattttataTTAAGTTGTGAAACTATGAAtgcattccaaaaaaaaaatccagggaATTCCAGCTTATTGAAGTAAAGATTTCTTTGAATCTGAGCCTTAAAATCATTATCTGAGGTGCTTCCAATCACAGCCTTTTTCACATTTATACACTTTTGAATTTGTCAAGTCCTCTCAGCCTAATGACAGCTCTTACTCatctgatgttgctgcagtGTTCTGGTTAATGGTAGGAGCAGTGGTTTTGCTGTAGAGCCGCAGAGCACTGAGCTCCTGAATCAGCTGATCCAGTCGGTTCTTCTGCTGGTTGATGATGCACAGGTTGTTGGACAATGTATTGAAAAGACCCTCACGTCCAGGCACGACCATGTGTCTGAAAAGAaaggatttatttattaaaagttgTTTACAGACGCATTCAGTTCCAGCTGAATAAGTGATCCTCCACACtcacttttgctttttctttttctccaggtGTTTCTCCCATTCCACATCCAACACGTCGTTAACATCCTCCACAGCAAATTTAACGTACTGGTACAGCCTCCGAATCTCCTGACAACGGAACACACCATGACCAAAAGACTTTTATTTGTCTTAAAGAAACCTCAATAATTGGCATATGAagtacagtggtccctcactATAATTTTGGTACACCTTTCACTgcgggatatatatatatatatatatatatatatatatatttattattttttacagcaaCTAAATttgccaaatctacataaatcttgaTCGCAATCAGatcctgttttcattttataacagtagacttgtttttctatgaaggcttgaactttgagagtttaaacaagaaagaaaggagtgaaaacattcatgtctgtctgagaaaagtgtatgaaGGGTGTAGTGAGGGTTTTACtgctttaaaacatctgtaatcgtACCTGTAAATACAACTCATCTGCTGCTTTATTCCTCACCTTGAGTTGCTCCTCACTTCTGGGATCCAGAGGTTTTTTGTACAACAGCTGTCTGTAGTTTTTATCTTTTCCCAGCTCGTTCTGCGTCTTGGCTTCTTCCGCCCCAGCAAAGCCCTCCAGTAATGTGGTCTTCAGCGTGCCAATGTCACCATGGAGAGACTTCAACACGGGCAAGAAAATATCGAAAAATCTTACAAGGTGTCGATTGTAACAtcatacaatttttaaaaagttgtcaaaaggaaaagaaattccAACATTGTCATCCTCTACGTtagtgatgcttttttttattgagtttacTATATTTACAGTGATGAATCATTCATCCAAAACATGCTTTTCTCCCTGAACAAATGGTTCTCAGAACAAAGTCTTACCTCTGTCGTTTCTTTAATCTCCAGAGTGAAGATGTGGAGGTCCTCAGACTCTTTCCTCAGATCCTTCATGTCATCGTTTGTGCCGACCCTGACGTCAGCTTTTGAACTGCGTGCCTTCAGGTCATCTAACTCTTTCTGAAAATGTgcaatctaaaaagaaaagcacacaTTCACAGCACAGTTAAAAGGGGCTTTGGATAAATAGTGAGGAATTCTatattttttggttattttgttttgtaaattcaAGTCAGTTTTTCATATGTAGTCAAGCTTTTTCAGTGATTATTACAAACCACAAATTACAAGAATTACAGCATCTGATAATTACTATAATTACAGGCAGATTTGCATATTTGCAGTTTGCACAAAGAAAAGTGTAATCTACATCAACTATATTGAGAAATAACAATATAATTGTAGCTGGAAAGTAAGCTAAGGTTATAAGGAGTTTGTGAAGAATGAAAGTTCACCAAATTAGAACTTGGAACAGGAAGCAGTTTACCTGTGAGCACTAAAGTGTGGCCGCTGTGGTCAGACATGTCTTACCTCTTCCAAAATTCCAGCCATAATGGGATCAGAGTCTTTCTTTTGCTGCAGCTGTTTCTCCAGGGCTTTCACGCTAACGGCTTGCTAGGAACGGGAAGAAATgacagtgaaaatgaaaaatataaatacataagTGAGCAAATGTAAATGTCTTAAAATAtaataatcattaaaaaaaacaaaaaaaagtgattaaacCTTTCCAAcattaaacatttacattttatttttttacattttcagttgttagCAGCAAAATTCAAAATTAAGATTCTATGAAATCTgtctgttttaactttttaatttttttttttttactttaatgacCAAAACGCCTATAATGATCAGGTCTGTGCTTACTTAATAGTCCTAAAATATggtaaaatatacattttataaaacattaGGAAATAAGTTTGCTGCCaatcaaaaggaaaaagaagattaattaaaaaaacataatggaaaaaaaaaaggataaaaaaaatcctttaatttagttagtgcaaaaacaaagcacctatttattattaaattcaAACCCAACCAGTAAACGTTTCTGGGCAACCTTATAATCTCTCTATGCTTTAAACAATTGAAATCTTAGAAGACGCACAAGAATAATGTATGAATTGTCCTTTTTGTTATAGTAACAGAATAGTACTACCTGCATAGTAGAGACACGTCCTTGGACAGCAGGAGCAGGTTTCTGGACACTGGCTGGAGGTGTACTAGTCTGCACCGGGTGCACTGGAGCTGATAAACATTAAATCCCAATAAATCAATAACGCATTTGAATGCCACCATGTTTATCTGTATGTGTGAGTCCATGAATGTGGGTTCAAAGCGTGTTCTCACCGCATACAGCTGGCGGCTTTGAGGCTGAGATTGGAGGCACATTGAAACTACTGGAGCTGGAAACAACAGCTTTAGGCAAAGAGAAAGCCGGAGCTGAAGCCTCCACCCCTGAAAATCTTGGAGAGCACAacaaagttttgtgttttaattcaTGAGTAAGAGCCTCCAAATAGAGGTCacattatttttgttgtctACCTTTCATTCAGACTAAGTTTGACTGTGGGCGGTGAGGCTGTTGAAAGGCTCTGAGGTGCCACAGCAGCAGACGGGGCAGCCACTGCTGGTGGTTTGCCGGAAGGGGAATTAAACGAAAACGCCGAGAGTGCGGACGGGGTCTCAGACGGAGGTTTGGAGGCAAATGAGAAGCCAGAGGACCCTGAGCCAAAAGGCACAGATCCTCCCAAGGCGAAAGCTGCAACTGGGGCAGAGGTGGTGGAGAAGGTTGATGGGACTGAGAAACTAAAGCCGGAGAAGGCTGATGTCACAGGAGCCGTTGGAGCCATGCTAAAAGGAATAATGGAGGACGGAGCAGAAGAGACTGGAGGACTGGGCGCAGCTGCTGAAGAAGCGAGGCTGATGCTCGGGAAGGCAGGTGGAGCAGAAGGAACTGCAGCAGGAATCTTGGCTGGTGCTGTTGCCACGGAACCtttgaacagaaagaaaagtaTTCGTCATCTGattccacaaaaaaacaaagtcacttTTCACAAAATATAAATGGAGACTGCATAGTTTTAGATTACACTTTATGGTTAGGATAAGAaaaatttcatttgattttctgcgcaaacaatttaaaatcaagCAACAGACTATTAACAAGTTgtaaaattttgaattttttttttttgctacttaCGAGGATGACCAAAACTCACACCTGCAACCCTCTCCATAACAGCCTTCTCACCTGGCTTTGGTAGCCTCTCCCCTTCAGGGGTCAGCATTGTAGGGGGTGAGACAAGCTGTTTGGCCCCAGGGTTTTGGTTGACTAAAGCAAATGAGCAGAGCAATCCCTCTGTGGACAGCATCATCAGAGTGGGTGCTGGAGGTAAGGTCTTCTCATCGGCTGTGGGCGAGTGAAGGTATCAAAAATCAATGACTAGTTTTCTACAGTAACCCTTTTAAAAGTGTTAATCTCCTttcagcaacacaaaaaaattaaaataaaacaaataattggCTTAAAATTGATGCCTTGATatcaatattctttttttttttttattgcagccTCCCGCTGATCAGAGGCAgcagaaatttctttttttaagctatCTGGCAGGAAATTCTGTCAAGTCCATTAATTAGGATTCAGTTTGGAATAATCATTTACAGACGGCTCATAGAAAATATTTGACTTCCTGCTCGATGCTATTTCCAGTTAATAAAAACAGCTTCACAGGGGAAATAAAAGTGATGTGTGCACACAGTTTGTGATCACAAACTGCTTTATGTCACATGGAGCTTAAAAATACTTACAGGATGTGCACAAAGATGTTAGTGCGTTAGGGTGTTtccacttctttttctttgcctttaatgcatttggtttgaaaaatgtatctgcATTTATATGGACAGCGCAATTCTAAAGATGCATGAAGTGGCAGAAAACAGCCCACCGGCTTCCTCTTCGTGCCAAACCCTCAAACCTTTCTACCACTCACACCCACTTTCCTGTACTTCCAAAATCCTGCAGTGTCTTGTGGGCTGGAGACAAAATCTCATCTAAAGAATTGAAATAACATCTACAGCACAAATGGCATATATTAGACTGTGCAGTGACTTATTTAAAGTCTctatctgatcatcttttgttctattgtaaaagccttcccagttgtcttttaattatgattatgcagttttgagccaaaaatcCAAAATCCTATGTCAATTTCTAGCAcgtagcttctgcagagcggtaggaattcattagaaattcacctccgagtagtgggcgggactgttagcATGGATAaagcccgcccccttccccATCATTCATCTCTGTATGTGCTCTCTTTAGTGCTCACACCCACCACctaacatgttaaagacaccaaaatcatgattttcattgaagtgggtcctTCATTTGTAGATTTTATGTTGATGGAAGGACTTAAGTTCAATTAGTTAAACTTATTCAAGACCGATTTTTTTTCGATCATCATAATCATGATTTGTTCTAAGGCTGTTGAGCTACAGGTTTCATCTCCCTGAAGGAGAAAACTGAACACACCCATTTAATAATTCTTTCAGTGTTTCAGGTTTATTTTGTTCTACAGACAAAGTACCCCCCCCTATTGAAATACAGCACAGCAATTaatcccttttttt
Proteins encoded in this region:
- the nup214 gene encoding nuclear pore complex protein Nup214 isoform X2, with translation MSDDADSPPERLMKDFQFRQLKKVEVFEPPEHLPKDRSSLLTVSNKYGLTFVGLERTFKVYQTQDILSADKADPGFIVKGTPPLATVTVELALHHLALSCDELTLSVCGVEEENLFLTFYDVRTFINGKSTQKLPFATFRPDVPPGTLVQDLKWNPANVSMLAACLSDGSMMILDVTDLVKMQAKLPSTSGITCIGWSPKGKQVAAGKMNGTVSQYTPALEEKKVIPCPHFYTSEDPVKALDVLWLRTFAFAVTYAAADGSLETPPELVLVSLPKKDEKVDTKYLNFGDIVYGTCTERQHHYFLSHIEDWDLVFAASAASIEVSVIARQDDKMWELWILEDAGRAELRVTESNEDTLPLGLAIDYTSQQEIYITDEKTLPPAPTLMMLSTEGLLCSFALVNQNPGAKQLVSPPTMLTPEGERLPKPGEKAVMERVAGVSFGHPRSVATAPAKIPAAVPSAPPAFPSISLASSAAAPSPPVSSAPSSIIPFSMAPTAPVTSAFSGFSFSVPSTFSTTSAPVAAFALGGSVPFGSGSSGFSFASKPPSETPSALSAFSFNSPSGKPPAVAAPSAAVAPQSLSTASPPTVKLSLNERFSGVEASAPAFSLPKAVVSSSSSFNVPPISASKPPAVCAPVHPVQTSTPPASVQKPAPAVQGRVSTMQQAVSVKALEKQLQQKKDSDPIMAGILEEIAHFQKELDDLKARSSKADVRVGTNDDMKDLRKESEDLHIFTLEIKETTESLHGDIGTLKTTLLEGFAGAEEAKTQNELGKDKNYRQLLYKKPLDPRSEEQLKEIRRLYQYVKFAVEDVNDVLDVEWEKHLEKKKKQKHMVVPGREGLFNTLSNNLCIINQQKNRLDQLIQELSALRLYSKTTAPTINQNTAATSDDYKGELENLEEALLKARLETTPPETKVKSAVKVSPLKQSQLRNFLSKGKMPPVRSTAPANLSRSAFLAPKNLEDLDDVSSTSSLSQSIELLPSHLELEEEEELQPLQPSPMNSMTQSLPTPRHPTVVRTPSIQPGFGAIQSTPLTKMHPVPGMGFVLSPIINPVPTNRINLSGAESTALATKTVKHGAPPAERSIPVTISAQQAAATAALRRQMANQKTAVVNTSLTESTLKTVPQVVNVQELKDKGAPMPVSSMVSSSAPDPSVQGFTAVSSSQVKRNTPGLQKIPTENASIPQTGFVFGQPSKTDLSGGPPSSLEQNTSKAFSFTSGSTGFSFSSVTQGAGLSQGKDVNKFSIGGNGKGLFGQTGEEPFSLPTKSNSPGLSNGSSSSSANSLGEVAKQGSTVTGSKTEPQPLKAAGGETLGSFSGLRVGHGEEANESSTKTTAPAFSFGNAGLGHSKSAPQFNFGSTPLKSAEDGAAADMPKVSGSGSLFKPPDSNSMPTFSITPSTTAASALPTSLSSLLAAPTEQPKATQQPSESTSAALPELSTKELAVDLASVPAEPEPLVTAVATTTTPTSAAPTLPMVTPVPTADSSSTVPAETETTLPPAPPTASSTEEATPDPSSTPAVSTSTTAVPLTIEVTSAALPASSSEKPGSIFTSATPATTTSNSVGAIPAINTAAPTTTTAAVITSAATTAANVFGQPAAPPASSAPATTGFGSSGFGAPTETGFGKSVFGVGGFGQPASIGGTSSGFSFTQSAFGASSSSATTGGGGLFGAPTVTNASSFSFGTSSSSTPSSTGLFSQSTPSVFGQSSGFGQGSMFRNNTTTSSASGFSFGQPSGFGCSAATPVFGQQSTTGSIFGQQQQPSTGGGLFGQSSTGAATSSSGGFFSGLGGKPSEDAANKNPFGTTASTGVFGQSTQSGPNSLFGSSSAKTFGFGQPSFGEQKPSGTFSTGGGSVACQGFGSFSTPSKSTSGFGSAPVFGSPPSFGGSPAFGGGASFSSSPSFSNPLASQSSKVFGEGTAAASMGGFGFSSPPSAPSFGTLATQTAPSFGSLAQQGPGFGSQPSSFSGFGQQPQTGGFSGNAFGSPNPPGAPSFGSWRS